The following are encoded together in the Oceanobacillus zhaokaii genome:
- a CDS encoding DUF4179 domain-containing protein, with amino-acid sequence MKNSFEKEFNQIMSEEKEMPVKVRKSLDQSYDIIRAKSKKKKVNFIWKRVATAACALIVTGVVLTNEHVMASINEFFNFGDKGIEQAINNGFIQESDSTITDQGIKITLDKHFSDANKLGLNFHLAFEDPSILNNVREVSMDYRLKNGDGDYIYEFIPDTKPLKGDNRYTSGSEHQNPILDIKTGEIQYDVLTDSNEGVIPSLRDAVIEVESVNVFYNTGEIKKIDGNWKLSVANKDNEKPDLTVQYAMKDQTSIIQVTKANANPTSLNLTFSLDGIYENENTFVDMKIVDEDGNEYGVTGFRKSTRNNKTIISTNFPITSYSEANKLKLIVEGIGEVELLKK; translated from the coding sequence ATGAAAAATAGCTTTGAAAAAGAGTTTAATCAGATTATGAGTGAAGAAAAAGAGATGCCTGTCAAGGTAAGGAAGTCTCTGGATCAATCCTATGATATTATTCGGGCCAAATCAAAGAAGAAGAAAGTCAATTTCATTTGGAAAAGAGTAGCTACTGCTGCTTGCGCCCTTATCGTAACTGGTGTAGTTCTTACAAATGAACATGTAATGGCCAGTATCAACGAATTTTTTAACTTTGGAGATAAGGGCATAGAGCAAGCCATAAATAATGGGTTTATACAGGAAAGTGATAGCACGATTACCGATCAGGGTATTAAAATAACGCTAGATAAACATTTTTCGGATGCTAATAAATTGGGGTTAAATTTCCATCTAGCATTTGAAGATCCCTCAATCTTAAATAATGTAAGGGAAGTTTCGATGGATTACCGATTAAAAAATGGTGATGGCGATTACATTTATGAGTTTATTCCAGATACAAAACCCTTGAAGGGTGACAACAGATATACATCTGGTTCTGAGCATCAAAATCCAATATTGGATATAAAAACGGGGGAAATTCAGTATGATGTGTTAACAGATTCCAATGAAGGTGTTATTCCTTCTTTAAGAGATGCTGTAATAGAAGTGGAAAGTGTCAATGTTTTCTACAATACGGGGGAAATCAAAAAAATTGATGGGAATTGGAAACTGTCAGTCGCCAACAAGGATAATGAAAAACCCGATTTAACTGTTCAGTATGCTATGAAGGATCAAACATCCATCATTCAAGTTACCAAAGCTAACGCAAATCCAACATCACTAAATCTAACTTTTTCATTGGATGGGATATATGAAAATGAAAATACTTTTGTAGATATGAAAATCGTAGATGAAGATGGTAATGAATATGGAGTAACTGGTTTTAGAAAAAGTACAAGAAATAACAAAACGATTATTTCAACAAACTTCCCAATAACCTCCTATAGCGAGGCCAACAAACTAAAACTTATTGTAGAGGGAATTGGTGAAGTGGAGCTGCTTAAAAAATAG
- a CDS encoding RNA polymerase sigma factor, with the protein MGSLKKLVKKAKKGDGEAFVSLVKQYEDVLYRTASKLLNNDEDVADAMQDAIISAYEKLHTLKNDEYFNTWICKILINKCNSLLNKKKNLSVINDHFLPEKGNDGFQKIELEDALNSLNEVYRLALILYYIVGLNIKEISEFLKEPEGTIKSRLSRAKSILRNNYYKNEGVMVYEK; encoded by the coding sequence ATGGGATCACTAAAAAAATTAGTCAAAAAGGCAAAAAAGGGCGATGGAGAAGCGTTTGTTTCACTTGTAAAGCAATACGAAGATGTATTGTATCGGACTGCAAGTAAATTGTTAAACAATGATGAAGATGTAGCTGATGCTATGCAGGATGCTATTATCTCGGCTTATGAAAAATTACATACTCTAAAAAACGATGAGTACTTTAATACTTGGATTTGCAAAATCCTAATAAATAAATGTAACAGCTTGCTAAATAAGAAGAAAAACCTTTCGGTGATCAATGATCACTTTCTCCCCGAAAAAGGAAATGATGGATTTCAGAAAATCGAATTAGAAGATGCACTTAATAGTTTAAATGAAGTCTATAGGTTGGCACTAATTTTATACTATATTGTCGGATTGAATATTAAAGAAATTAGTGAATTTTTAAAGGAACCCGAAGGGACTATTAAATCCAGACTTTCTAGGGCCAAATCGATATTGAGAAACAACTATTATAAAAATGAGGGAGTGATGGTATATGAAAAATAG
- a CDS encoding YkvA family protein, translating into MFKKIKAWAKKLKRQIFILYYACKDDRVPWYAKVFTACVVAYAFSPIDLIPDFIPILGYLDEVILLPLGIMFALKMIPKDVLSNCKVKAEEMMRNGKPKNWIVGSLIVLIWGVITVWAVIKIYQLFNYHEN; encoded by the coding sequence ATGTTTAAGAAAATTAAGGCTTGGGCAAAAAAATTAAAAAGACAGATATTTATTCTCTACTATGCTTGTAAAGATGACCGAGTACCTTGGTATGCAAAAGTATTTACTGCTTGTGTTGTTGCTTATGCGTTCAGTCCAATCGACTTAATACCAGATTTCATACCCATTCTTGGCTATTTAGATGAGGTAATTCTTCTTCCATTAGGGATAATGTTCGCATTGAAGATGATACCGAAGGATGTATTATCTAATTGTAAAGTAAAGGCAGAAGAAATGATGAGAAATGGTAAGCCAAAGAATTGGATAGTTGGTTCACTAATAGTATTGATATGGGGCGTAATTACAGTTTGGGCTGTTATAAAAATTTATCAATTATTCAACTACCATGAAAATTAA
- a CDS encoding transposase — protein MDAELGTDIKSQFPSASQMCSWSGLVPGNNESAGKRKSSKTKNGNKYLKSALIEAAHSVRGSKNYLGALYRRTAARKGKKRAGIVVAHAILRISYYLLTRKEMYVDLGEDYFDKQKQQSIVRHSLRRLESLGYTVSIVEPEAS, from the coding sequence ATGGATGCAGAACTTGGAACAGATATTAAGAGCCAATTTCCTAGCGCATCTCAAATGTGCTCATGGTCGGGATTAGTTCCTGGTAATAACGAAAGTGCTGGAAAAAGGAAATCTTCAAAAACTAAAAATGGAAACAAATACTTGAAATCAGCATTAATAGAAGCAGCTCATTCGGTCCGGGGATCAAAAAACTATCTTGGTGCACTTTATCGCCGTACTGCAGCACGAAAAGGTAAAAAACGTGCAGGGATTGTAGTAGCTCATGCGATATTGAGAATCTCCTATTATCTTTTGACCCGTAAAGAAATGTATGTAGATTTAGGAGAAGATTACTTCGATAAACAAAAACAACAATCTATTGTTCGGCATTCATTACGAAGACTGGAAAGTCTTGGTTACACTGTTTCCATTGTGGAACCAGAAGCGTCTTAA